One genomic segment of Naumovozyma castellii chromosome 7, complete genome includes these proteins:
- the BNI4 gene encoding Bni4p (ancestral locus Anc_2.10), with protein MSRNTEDYDPSDLLNSTFYSSTSINTLDHAKTFRNSLIFKEMSEQSLDASLRSDESPKKRYNGYLPTTTKVKGEIETVNMTTSPSLSALADMLNEKSKTADQKMKVVQNIESSILEEEEEEEEEEEEEEYQHYDDGGNDNSDYQDHKITNAVTSSPNLIDMDDSNDRPFTMPLSNSNSFVAEQPDFLTTPKQKPAPISRIDKSQIYETIPEGLESPELPSPVEQPNLVHNSSMMEPEHIEIESKTNTHATVSSSNSSDIQLSESRKTNSTETSHSKHKDKRITRIVSSDSKKDTSSTKQKKRRSIFSFLKKKTPKPKEQIEIPTPPAKKKPINTYTSPPMATTEKLTQKSQSSTSIFNSLRKQRQESLGPDSNPKSHNQSKTLPKTRRHTVSTNTALDTPEILLSAPDITYTTPTNNKIMKRNPTPLTLDRALTNSLIQSPSPQKNDSDTASPIDIIRPTKYDSGEVLFPKSLDDQEVDSIVSIERTRSTKRSSITSNRRSLTDNLSIKAQNEGMFITEASSVVLSTPDLTKSPASSILRNGKFGDLNEVYTNDESFIDKNHEFNSSTQNEFSLGSIEERLNEMTMDHDMDIAEAPQHVLERKLTNDDSNFFEEDQELMSDIMEFANIINFGDEVNFDDLDHDPSSPPYRTFNPAVINSFDPSKTIQEGTKSIQLDTNTTNNFVSNSGLGITQEEYDLDDVIEEVSTNNEEEVEIEGDFDNEDFNAYNEELQETPKVNAFLPEFQMNRPVSMSFRGLKGPSFNSTTANSLINTELMATTTSDELETKCKIHFSSSILLYETYGEFEYDRHPELATCNQLTPQLAQMIKVELNDLKSTMDIHEDSRCYTHFY; from the coding sequence ATGTCGAGAAACACAGAAGATTACGATCCATCGGATCTACTGAACTCCACGTTCTATTCCTCGACATCCATCAACACTCTCGATCATGCAAAGACGTTCAGAAACTCGCtaatattcaaagaaatgtCAGAACAAAGCTTGGATGCTTCCCTTAGATCTGACGAATCACCTAAGAAAAGATATAATGGTTACTTACCTACTACGACAAAAGTCAAAggtgaaattgaaactgTTAATATGACTACATCCCCATCGTTGAGTGCTCTTGCAGATATGCTAAATGAAAAGTCTAAAACTGCTgatcaaaaaatgaaagttgttcaaaatattgaatcGTCCATTttagaggaagaagaggaggaagaggaagaagaagaggaagaggaatACCAACACTATGATGACGGCGGAAACGACAACTCAGACTACCAAGATCATAAGATAACTAATGCAGTAACATCATCACCAAACCTAATTGATATGGATGATTCTAATGATAGACCCTTTACGATGCCTCTatccaattcaaattcatttgtTGCTGAGCAACCTGATTTCTTAACGACTCCAAAACAGAAACCTGCCCCAATATCCCGTATCGATAAGTCACAAATATATGAAACTATCCCCGAGGGCTTAGAAAGCCCAGAGCTTCCGTCTCCAGTAGAGCAACCTAATCTCGTACATAATAGTAGCATGATGGAGCCAGAGCATATTGAAATAGAATCGAAAACTAATACTCATGCAACCGTATCATCATCGAATAGTTCCGATATCCAATTATCTGAAAGTAGAAAGACAAATTCCACTGAGACAAGTCATTCTAAACATAAAGACAAAAGAATTACCAGAATTGTATCATCTGATTCCAAAAAGGACACATCCTCTACgaaacagaagaagaggagaagtattttctcttttttaaagaaaaaaacacCTAAACCAAAAGAACAAATCGAGATACCTACTCCTCCAGcgaaaaagaaaccaatAAATACCTATACCTCTCCACCAATGGCCACTACCGAGAAGTTAACTCAAAAATCTCAAAGTAGCACGAGTATATTCAATTCCCTGCGTAAGCAAAGGCAAGAGTCACTAGGCCCAGATTCTAACCCAAAGAGCCATAATCAAAGCAAAACTCTTCCAAAGACAAGAAGACATACAGTATCTACAAATACAGCTCTAGATACTCCGGAAATTTTGTTATCTGCTCCAGATATAACGTATACCACACCcacaaataataagataatgaaaaggaatCCAACTCCACTAACACTAGATCGTGCCCTAACTAATTCACTGATACAATCGCCTTCCCCCCAAAAAAATGATTCCGATACCGCATCACCTATTGATATTATTAGACCAACAAAATATGATTCTGGTGAAGTCCTCTTCCCTAAGTCGTTGGATGATCAAGAAGTGGATTCCATCGTCTCAATTGAACGCACACGCTCTACCAAGAGAAGCTCTATAACGTCAAATAGAAGATCGTTAACTGATAATTTATCTATCAAGGCCCAAAATGAAGGGATGTTTATTACGGAGGCATCATCTGTTGTACTATCTACTCCAGATCTAACAAAATCTCCAGCTAGTAGCATCTTAAGGAATGGGAAATTTGGAGATCTTAATGAAGTTTATACGAATGATGAGTCATTTATAGATAAGAATCACGAGTTTAATAGCTCGACTCAAAATGAATTCTCTCTGGGGTCCATAGAGGAAAGGCTAAATGAAATGACCATGGATCATGACATGGATATTGCGGAAGCACCACAGCATGTATTGGAGAGGAAACTCACCAATGATGACTCGAATTTCTTCGAAGAAGACCAAGAACTTATGTCTGATATTATGGAATTTGctaatattattaattttggtGACGAAGTAAACTTCGATGACCTAGATCATGATCCATCAAGTCCCCCATATAGAACTTTTAACCCAGCCgtaattaattcatttgatCCTTCTAAGACAATCCAAGAGGGAACTAAGTCGATTCAACTTGATACGAACACGactaataattttgtttctaATTCTGGTCTAGGTATTACTCAGGAAGAGTATGACTTAGATGATGTTATAGAAGAGGTGAGtacaaataatgaagaggAAGTGGAGATTGAAGGtgattttgataatgaagattttAATGCGtacaatgaagaattacaagaaaCTCCGAAGGTGAATGCATTTTTACCTGAGTTCCAAATGAATAGACCTGTCTCCATGTCATTTAGAGGATTGAAAGGCCCATCATTTAACTCGACTACtgcaaattcattaataaatacaGAACTGATGGCCACTACCACCTCTGATGAACTTGAAACAAAGTGCAAAATACATTTCTCATCAAGTATTCTGCTCTATGAGACGTATGGTGAATTCGAATATGACAGACACCCAGAATTGGCTACCTGTAATCAATTGACACCTCAGTTAGCACAAATGATCAAAGtggaattgaatgatttaaAGAGCACAATGGATATTCATGAGGACTCTAGATGCTACACTCATTTCTATTAG
- the CSL4 gene encoding exosome non-catalytic core subunit CSL4 (ancestral locus Anc_2.11) → MLSNRYICGHGTKLLDYKYNGMSIKALTATLLGDVSVEEVKEGTQDDESESNGEETEKDKEIDNDSNNEETPTDSKIDRIVKTVKVSVIQETKSSKKSLVDDNFANNLPKEGDIVLTRVTRISLQRANVEILAVENANVPVDSGVGSNGSGIVAAGGGSGAATFSVSQVSSDLGETFRGLIRSQDVRATERDRVKIMDCFKPGDIVRAQVLSLGDGTNYYLTTARNDLGVVFARAANGAGGLMYATDWQTMTVPSTGLTEKRKCAKPL, encoded by the coding sequence ATGTTGTCTAACAGATACATTTGCGGCCATGGTACTAAGCTTTTAGATTACAAATACAACGGAATGTCCATAAAGGCTTTAACAGCCACGCTTCTAGGAGACGTTTCTGTTGAGGAGGTTAAGGAGGGGACGCAGGATGACGAATCTGAAAGCAATGgagaagaaactgaaaaagACAAAGAGATAGATAAcgattcaaataatgaagaaactcCAACTGATTCTAAGATTGATAGAATTGTCAAGACAGTAAAAGTCTCTGTCATACAGGAAACAAAGTCCTCAAAGAAAAGCTTAGTGGATGATAATTTTGCCAACAATCTTCCGAAGGAAGGTGATATTGTTCTCACGAGAGTTACTCGTATATCTTTACAAAGGGCTAACGTTGAGATTTTGGCCGTTGAAAATGCAAATGTCCCAGTGGATAGTGGTGTTGGTAGTAATGGGTCAGGTATAGTGGCAGCAGGTGGTGGTTCAGGTGCCGCCACCTTCTCAGTGTCACAAGTTTCTTCAGATCTTGGTGAAACATTTAGAGGTTTAATCAGATCACAAGATGTGAGGGCCACTGAAAGAGATAGAGTGAAAATCATGGACTGTTTTAAGCCGGGAGATATTGTCAGGGCTCAAGTGTTGTCTCTAGGTGATGGTACAAATTACTATTTAACTACAGCAAGAAACGATTTGGGTGTGGTATTTGCCAGAGCTGCCAATGGTGCAGGTGGATTAATGTATGCTACAGATTGGCAAACAATGACTGTACCATCTACTGGGCTTACCGAGAAACGTAAATGTGCCAAACCATTATAG
- the PDR16 gene encoding phosphatidylinositol transporter (ancestral locus Anc_2.12), with the protein MFKRFTKKNEEDVVPTDKLIKIDKPIPELPSTISPPKEKKLTEAEWAMYDEVATHFQDPDLEIPLKEKNNPPDSLAPLNEFEKAWLTRECFIRYLRATKWVVADCIDRIKLTLAWRREFGISNFGEENGDSLTADSVAIENETGKQVVLGYENDARPILYLKPGRQNTATSHRQVKHLVFMLERVIDFMPRGQDSLALLIDFEKYSDVPKAETSKIPPLGVGKEVLHILQTHYPERLGKALLTNIPWLAWTFLKLIHPFIDPLTREKLVFDEPFGKYVPQEELDALYGGRLDFKYKHDVYWPALIKISKAHREHYVQRFQKFGGKIGLSEYDLRGSHEELVYPVRKTHK; encoded by the coding sequence ATGTTCAAGAGAtttacaaagaagaatgaagagGACGTCGTCCCCACCGACAAATTGATCAAGATCGATAAGCCAATCCCTGAACTCCCATCCACAATATCGCCCCCcaaggagaagaaattgacAGAGGCAGAATGGGCCATGTATGATGAAGTAGCCACGCATTTCCAGGATCCTGATTTGGAAATAccattgaaagagaagaataaCCCGCCTGACTCACTAGCCCCATTGAACGAATTCGAAAAGGCTTGGCTCACAAGAGAATGTTTCATTCGTTACTTAAGAGCTACAAAATGGGTGGTCGCTGATTGCATAGATAGAATTAAGCTCACTTTAGCTTGGAGAAGAGAATTCGGTATCAGCAATtttggagaagaaaatggtgaTTCATTGACTGCTGATTCTGTCgcaattgaaaatgaaacagGTAAACAAGTGGTATTAGGTTACGAAAATGATGCAAGACCTATTCTATATTTGAAACCGGGAAGACAGAATACGGCAACTTCCCATAGACAAGTAAAACATTTAGTCTTCATGCTGGAAAGAGTAATTGATTTTATGCCCAGAGGACAAGATTCATTAGCActtttaattgattttgaaaaatattctgATGTCCCAAAGGCAGAAACAAGTAAAATTCCACCATTAGGTGTCGGAAAGGAAGTATTGCATATCTTACAAACACATTATCCAGAAAGACTGGGGAAAGCGCTACTGACAAATATTCCATGGTTAGCCTGGACTTTCCTAAAATTGATCCACCCCTTCATTGACCCATTGACTAGAGAAAAATTAGTATTTGATGAACCGTTTGGTAAATATGTCCcacaagaagaattggatgCTTTATATGGTGGTCGTCTCGATTTCAAGTATAAACATGATGTGTATTGGCCAGctttaataaaaatatcaaagGCACATAGAGAACATTACGTAcaaagatttcaaaaatttggtGGGAAGATTGGTTTAAGTGAGTACGATTTGAGAGGTTCACATGAAGAATTGGTATATCCAGTCAGAAAAACTCACAAATGA
- the ELA1 gene encoding elongin A (ancestral locus Anc_2.13), with product MKSLQELSKITLMRNLSSIEDIGCTPFRLIEDVLDKMNKEQLIRLEEKNVFLVLEDDKIWLKFLKLDFPTSVHVSYVSRKEIIYNQYLDFIRKFDEILLNERRQLVSIYLKALVNKDPKKMKFRIPYRILYFKYQNDEMRKQQKTAEKLRLQMQQIKDERERNKTVSVDSVYLQKGRGVKTFVHNKSAFRKNYHSKMFNEAMRGAPSRIQRPTVQPSRPAITRRAFGGGSPVPAPAPVPLVANPAPVDTTTMQQDEPPIKPPVETKTRQVSPVKKRRVESTSIFLTKKKPLRKASTRGPRPDPSSLSSSSLSPPPPSMTQLSSTSKKKKSLNDYIQMKKTDTH from the coding sequence ATGAAAAGTTTACAAGAGTTATCGAAAATTACTCTCATGAGGAATTTATCATCGATTGAAGACATTGGTTGTACGCCGTTCCGATTAATCGAAGATGTGCTTGATAAGATGAATAAAGAGCAATTGATACGATTAGAGGAGAAGAATGTGTTTCTTGTGTTGGAGGATGATAAGATATGGTTAAAATTTCTCAAGTTGGATTTCCCGACGAGTGTGCATGTTAGCTATGTTTCCAGGAAGGAGATCATTTACAATCAATATCTTGATTTCATTCgtaaatttgatgaaatacTGTTAAATGAACGACGTCAATTAGTGTCTATATATTTGAAGGCATTGGTTAATAAGGACccaaagaaaatgaaattcaGAATACCGTATCGAATATTATACTTCAAGTATCAGAATGATGAGATGAGGAAGCAGCAAAAGACAGCTGAGAAATTAAGATTACAAATGCAACAGATAAAGGATGAGAGAGAACGGAATAAGACGGTTAGTGTGGATTCCGTGTATTTACAAAAGGGTAGAGGAGTGAAGACATTTGTTCATAACAAAAGTGCATTTAGAAAGAATTATCATTCTAAAATGTTCAATGAGGCCATGAGGGGTGCACCATCAAGAATACAGCGACCTACAGTGCAGCCGTCAAGACCAGCTATTACAAGAAGGGCTTTTGGTGGTGGATCGCCAGTGCCAGCGCCAGCGCCAGTGCCATTGGTTGCCAATCCTGCTCCTGTGGATACGACAACCATGCAACAAGATGAGCCTCCCATAAAGCCTCCAGTAGAAACGAAGACTCGTCAAGTGTCACCTGTCAAGAAACGACGGGTCGAGAGTACAAGCATCTTCCtaacaaagaagaagccCCTACGAAAAGCATCCACAAGAGGACCCCGACCCGAcccatcatcattatcatcatcatcattgtcaccaccaccacccTCTATGACCCAATTATCCAGCACCagcaagaagaagaagtcGTTGAACGACTACattcaaatgaagaagacaGATACTCATTGA
- the URE2 gene encoding glutathione peroxidase (ancestral locus Anc_2.14), translating to MNNLNGHTNQISNLSNALQQVNIDNSNTTTDQSNINFDVSSNENSNHNSQHNSDSNILEQNYSNTESNRQEQLQQQQQQQQQQQQQQQQQQQQHAPFGDIEYSRITKFFQNQPMEGYTLFSHRSAPNGFKVAIILSELGLQYNTIFLDFNLGEHRAPEFVSVNPNARVPALIDHSMDNLSIWESGAILLHLVNKYYKETGDPLLWSDDLADQAQINAWLFFQTSGHAPMIGQALHFSYFHSQKIPSAIERYTDEVRRVYGVVEMALAERREAMVMELDTDNAAAYSSGTTPMSQSRFFDYPVWLVGDKLTIADLAFVPWNNVVDRIGINIKTEFPEVYKWTKHMMRRPAVVKALRGE from the coding sequence ATGAATAACTTAAATGGACATACGAATCAAATCtctaatctttcaaatgcACTACAACAAGTGAATATAGATAATAGTAATACTACTACTGATCAAAGCAATATAAATTTTGACGTCTCCTCCAATGAAAATAGTAATCATAACAGTCAACATAATAGCGATAGCAATATTCTAGAACAGAACTACTCTAATACAGAAAGTAATCGACAAGAACAATtgcaacagcaacagcagcagcaacaacaacagcagcaacaacagcaacagcaacaacagcagcatGCGCCATTCGGGGATATAGAATACTCCAGAATTaccaaattcttccaaaatCAACCCATGGAAGGCTACACTCTATTTTCTCACAGATCAGCTCCAAACGGGTTTAAAGTAGCCATTATTCTAAGTGAATTAGGATTGcaatacaatacaattTTTCTCGATTTTAATCTTGGTGAACATAGAGCACCAGAATTTGTATCTGTGAATCCTAATGCCAGAGTGCCCGCTTTAATCGATCATAGTATGGATAATCTCTCCATATGGGAATCCGGTGCGATCTTATTACATTtagtaaataaatattataagGAAACTGGTGATCCATTGCTTTGGTCTGACGATTTGGCTGATCAAGCTCAAATTAATGCGTGGTTATTCTTCCAAACTTCTGGTCATGCACCCATGATTGGACAAGCTTTACATTTCAGTTATTTCCATTCGCAGAAGATTCCAAGTGccattgaaagatataCGGATGAAGTGAGAAGAGTTTATGGAGTAGTGGAGATGGCTTTGGCTGAGAGAAGAGAGGCCATGGTTATGGAATTGGATACCGATAATGCAGCAGCTTATTCTTCAGGTACCACACCAATGTCACAGAGTAGGTTCTTTGATTATCCCGTATGGTTAGTGGGTGATAAATTGACTATTGCAGATTTGGCATTTGTACCCTGGAATAATGTCGTAGAtagaattggaataaataTTAAGACAGAATTCCCTGAAGTTTACAAATGGACCAAACATATGATGAGAAGGCCTGCAGTGGTAAAGGCTCTACGTGGAGAATAG
- the JJJ1 gene encoding Jjj1p (ancestral locus Anc_2.15): MKTCYYELLGVDVTATDLELKKAYRKKALQFHPDKNPDNVDEATEIFATIRSAYEVLSDPQERAWYDAHKEQILSDAPIGTQEEGYDENEVDSMVTGVTTDELLMFFNSSLYTKLNDSPAGLYQIAGKIFAKLAMDEIICGRRLGMKNFDFYQDEYFENDINESGYMKACDKHGFNVDDSSYLFPAFGYSKTSYEYLKFFYKKWAGFNTLKSFSWKDEYLYSRTYDRRTKREINKRNEKARQQARNEYNKTVKRFATFIKKIDQRMKDGAKKAEEEKKLKNELRRQQLDAMKKNRTNGNQVEQPSDFELQSWQAVDEDWDEIEKRYARADEITEEDLLTASKIPINDDEIIIYECFICSKNFKSEKQYENHVNTKLHKRRLNEIEKEIKKEHMEFGLDNLSDLDEFSSAAESVNGQEQDELAEKVMTDNINVADLDLDKLNEELAEIERQLAEATSGSDTEDEIEVEIDDVSSVESPDVTEEKQNKEGKVKNEPPKIEEESEEEEQIDELTQILASLNEKKFEDSDSDDDWSVGNKKKKKGRKGNNKKGKPSSSTVSSRDHTGVVTPEPTPIPTDGEICSTCGQLFDSRNKLFKHVKASGHAAPPSKVRKSKNKRK; the protein is encoded by the coding sequence ATGAAGACATGTTATTATGAGTTATTAGGCGTTGATGTGACGGCCACAGATctggaattgaaaaaggCATATAGGAAAAAGGCATTACAGTTCCATCCAGACAAGAACCCTGACAATGTGGATGAAGCCACTGAAATATTTGCAACTATCAGGTCGGCATATGAGGTACTATCAGACCCTCAGGAGAGAGCGTGGTATGATGCTCACAAGGAACAGATATTAAGTGATGCACCCATCGGCACACAAGAGGAAGgatatgatgaaaatgaagtgGATTCCATGGTTACTGGTGTCACTAcagatgaattattgatgTTTTTCAACTCTTCTTTATATACAAAATTGAACGATTCCCCTGCGGGATTATACCAAATTGCCGGGAAGATATTTGCCAAATTGGCTATGGACGAAATTATTTGTGGTAGACGACTTggaatgaagaattttgatttttatCAGGATGAgtattttgaaaatgatataaaTGAAAGTGGGTATATGAAAGCTTGTGATAAGCATGGATTCAATGTGGATGACTCAAGTTATTTATTTCCTGCATTTGGGTATTCTAAAACGAGTTACGAGTATTTGAAGTTTTTTTATAAAAAATGGGCTGGATTCAATACTTTGAAGAGTTTTAGTTGGAAGGATGAATACTTATATTCTAGGACATATGATAGAAGGACAAAGagagaaattaataaaaggAATGAAAAGGCGAGACAACAGGCAAGAAACGAGTATAATAAGACAGTGAAGAGATTTGCCACattcattaaaaaaattgatcaGAGGATGAAAGATGGAGCCAAGAAGGCggaagaagagaaaaagtTAAAGAATGAGTTAAGAAGGCAGCAATTAGATGCtatgaagaagaacagaACAAATGGAAATCAAGTTGAACAACCCTCTGATTTCGAGTTGCAAAGCTGGCAAGCAGTGGATGAAGATTGGGATGAAATCGAAAAACGATATGCTCGTGCTGATGAAATTACCGAGGAGGATTTGCTTACTGCATCAAAGATACctattaatgatgatgaaattataatatatgAATGTTTCATTTGCAGtaaaaattttaaatctGAGAAGCAATATGAAAATCATGTGAATACGAAATTGCATAAAAGGCGActaaatgaaattgaaaaagaaattaaaaaggAGCACATGGAGTTCGGATTGGATAATCTTTCTGATTTGGATGAATTTAGTTCAGCAGCCGAAAGTGTAAATGGGCAGGAACAAGATGAACTAGCGGAGAAAGTGATGACTGATAATATAAATGTGGCAGATCTTGATTTAGACAAACTTAACGAAGAATTAGCCGAGATTGAAAGACAGTTAGCCGAGGCAACTTCTGGATCCGATacagaagatgaaattgaggtcgaaattgatgatgtttCCAGTGTTGAAAGTCCTGACGtaacagaagaaaaacaaaacaagGAGGGAAAGGTTAAAAACGAGCCACCCAAAATAGAggaagaaagtgaagaagaggagCAAATTGATGAGTTGACTCAAATTTTGGCGTCATTGaatgagaagaaatttgaagacaGCGACAGTGATGATGACTGGAGTGTTGggaacaagaaaaagaagaagggaagaaaaggaaacaaCAAGAAGGGCAAACCATCAAGTTCCACAGTATCCTCCAGAGATCATACAGGAGTAGTAACTCCTGAACCCACGCCGATACCTACAGATGGTGAGATATGTAGTACATGTGGACAACTCTTTGACAGTCGGAACAAACTGTTCAAACATGTCAAGGCCTCGGGTCACGCAGCACCTCCATCCAAGGTAAGAAAGTCCAAGAATAAAAGGAAGTAG
- the CNM67 gene encoding Cnm67p (ancestral locus Anc_2.16), producing the protein MTSTGPTDMAEFMKENECSEVHRHNETNRFAGKKMGRELEEIKKTHDYERFLEGNREGRSNTTLPSDDDLDEGEDAGMIQSTPSASVAKLKELRNSHLSSNERLESLGKQLAQQKDIVIELRKEIEDLQKTNQELHNGKEKLQEEVSIVHQLREEKMKLQNELNNVREDLRQQSHQSENLGLEIENLREFKTKHKILVRELQKVKLFDITVGDIILDLFGDENAPLISLDELLMKKHPEIIRFYSTTDKLVLENLKKDLKTCREELFENKKTFTNTISELVDEKKKLTNSFDTELSYIKATHKENEDKFSQELSTLRDQVQVLESDLFAEKEETIRLQEENDDKKTRIAELELLEGDKENMVVFDKETLTRFGVNGDIAKYLSLTQVNSVDRITLINTVKRIMIFLQMSYTDLPDKIQRLAVYLQYEKPLLRKFVNELHRMVFGEPIDLVNKAAVAYSQFSKTGDMNSINHPLEKCLNNLIDHVAPA; encoded by the coding sequence ATGACATCCACTGGACCAACAGATATGGCGGAATttatgaaagaaaatgaatgtTCAGAGGTTCACAGACATAATGAGACAAACAGATTTGCTGGGAAGAAGATGGGTCGTGAACTGGAGGAAATCAAGAAAACTCATGATTATGAAAGGTTTTTGGAGGGAAATAGAGAAGGTAGGTCAAATACTACACTTCCAAGTGACGATGATCTtgatgaaggtgaagaTGCCGGTATGATTCAGTCCACTCCCAGTGCTTCAGTTgccaaattgaaagaattgagaaATTCCCACTTAAGTTCGAATGAAAGATTAGAATCGTTAGGTAAACAATTGGCCCAACAGAAGGATATTGTGATTGAGTTACgcaaagaaattgaagatcttCAAAAGACCAACCAAGAATTGCATAATGGAAAGGAGAAGcttcaagaagaagtatCAATTGTACACCAATTAAGAGAAGAGAAAATGAAACTacaaaatgaattgaacaatGTCAGGGAAGATCTAAGACAACAGAGTCATCAGTCGGAAAACTTGGGCCtcgaaattgaaaatctACGGGAATTTAAGACCAAACACAAAATCCTGGTTAGAGAACTACAGAAggtaaaattatttgacATTACAGTGGGAGATATTATTCTTGATTTATTTGGGGATGAAAATGCGCCTCTAATCTCTTTAGATGAATTactgatgaagaaacatCCAGAAATTATACGTTTCTATTCAACAACCGACAAGTTGGTTTTGGAAAATCTTAAAAAGGATTTGAAGACGTGTAGAGAGGAACTATTCgaaaacaagaaaacaTTCACAAATACCATTTCAGAACTTGTcgatgaaaagaaaaaactAACTAACTCGTTTGATACAGAATTATCCTATATCAAAGCAACTCACAAGGAgaatgaagataaattcTCTCAAGAGCTTTCTACTTTAAGAGATCAGGTACAAGTCCTAGAAAGTGATTTATTTgcagaaaaagaagaaacgATACGGCTACAAGAGgagaatgatgataagAAAACGCGTATTGCTGAACTAGAGCTTTTGGAAGGggataaagaaaatatggTGGTTTTTGATAAGGAAACGCTCACTAGGTTTGGTGTAAATGGAGATATTGCCAAGTACTTAAGTCTTACTCAGGTAAATTCTGTTGATAGAATCACTTTAATAAATACCGTGAAGCGGATTATGATTTTCTTACAAATGTCATACACCGATCTTCCTGATAAGATTCAGCGATTGGCCGTCTATCTACAATACGAGAAACCTTTGCTGAGGAAGTTTGTTAATGAATTGCACCGAATGGTGTTTGGAGAACCCATTGATTTAGTGAATAAGGCAGCCGTTGCGTATTCccaattttcaaaaactgGTGATATGAACTCTATCAACCATCCACTTGAGAAGTGtttgaacaatttaatAGATCATGTCGCTCCAGCGTAG